Sequence from the Hamadaea flava genome:
TCGCGCAGATCTCGGTCGCGACCGGGCGGGCGGTCGGCTGCACCGGGTACTGGGATCCGCGGCTGTGGCCGGACGGCGACCGGCTGTGCGCCATCGAGGTCGGCTTCACCTGGCTCGGCGCGGCCGCCCAGGGCACCGGTATCAACGTCGAGGCCAAGCTGCTGTTGTTCACGTACGCCTTCGAGACCTGGGACGTCGCCCGCGTCGACCTCAAGACCGATGCCCGTAACGCCCGATCCCGGGCAGCGCTGGAGAAGCTCGGGCTGCGGTTCGAGGGCGTGCTGCGGAATTGGTCGCAGTCCTGGGCTCCGGGCGAGCAGGGGCGGCTGCGCGACTCCGCGATGTTCTCCGTCGTCCCGACGGAATGGCCGGCTGTCCGGTCCACCATGGAAGCGCGCCTCGCCCGCTTCCTGTGACGCGTGACGCGCGGCTTCGTCATCAGCGGAGTTTTCGTGGGATTAGCGCACCGCCTTCGTTGATCTAGGCGAGAAGTGGTTGCCCAGGCCGCCACTTCTCGCCTAGATCACTTTCGTGGTCTTGATCTTGAACAGAAAACGCCGTCGGAGCGACGCCTTCTGTTCAAGATCACCCAGAGCGGCTCGGACAGCGGGCCGTCACGGGAGATCCAACCGGGCGAGCTCTTCGCGGACGCGTACGGTGTCGGGCGCGTCCGGGCCGAGCAGCCGCGTGCGGGCGTCGAGCACCACCCCGTAGACGTCGGCGGCGTCGGCGATGCGGTCCTGCATGGCCAGCAGGTCGCCGAGTCCTTCCCAGGTCACGTAGACGGCGAGGTCTTCGTCGCCGAGCGTGTCGCGTTGGATCGCGAGGATCGTGCGCAGTTCGGTTTCGGCTTCGGCGTACCGGTCGAGGGCGGCCAGGCAGCCCGCGAGCTGGTAGCGGGCGCCGAGGGTCGCCGGGTGCTCCTCGCCGAGCAGCCGGGCCCGGTTGACCGTCACGGTCCGGTACGCCTGCTCCGCTTCCGGCCAGCGGTCGAGTTCGAGGTAGACCGCGCCGAGGCTGGCGAGGGTGATGTAGTAGCTGGGGTCGTCCAGCCCGATCGCCTCCTGCTCGCCTGCGAGGACCTGCTGGAACTCGGCTTCGGCTTCGGCGTACCGGCCGGCGGCGGCCAGGCATTCGGCGACGTTGTAGCGGGCGGCCAGGGTGTTCGGCGTGTCCGGCCCGGCCGTCGCGCCCGAGGCGGTCGCGAGCACCGTCAGCTCGGCGAGTGCCGCGTCGAAGTCGCCGAGCGCCCGGTAGAGGGAGGCCAGCGTACGCCGGGTGTCGAGGGTCTCCGGGCTGGTCGCGCCCAGCGCCGAGATCTCGGCCTGGAGCAGCTTGCGGCGTTCGTCGACGGCTTCGGCGTACCGGTCGGCGTCGGTGAGCATGGCGGCCAGTTCGTCGCGGGCGTACCGGGTCTCCTGGTCGTCGGGTCCGAGCGCCTCGTCGCGGAAGGTCAGGATGTCGCGGAGTTCGTCGATGGCGCCGTCGCGGTCGCCGGCCCGGCCGCGGAGCACGGCGGCGTTCAGGCGGCTGGCCAGGGTCGCGGCGTGCCGCTCCCCCAGGGCTGTCGCCTCGTCGGCGGCCAGGGCCCGGTAGGCCGCCTCGGCTCCGGCGTAGTCGTCGACCTGGTAGTGCGCCCAGGCTGCTTTGCGCCGGGCGACCAGCACGGTGTTGTCGGCCGATCCGAGAGTGCGGGCGTACGCGTCGGCGAGGTGGTCGAGTTCGGGGACGGCCTGCGCCCAGCGTTCGGCCTCGGTGAGCATGGTGGCGTACGCCGCCCAGGTGGTGAGCACGGCCGGGTCGGCGTCGCCGAGCGCGGCACGCTGGGCTGTCAGGGCGGCTTGGTATTGGGTGACCGCGTCGTCCGCGCGATCGGCTTCGACGAGGGCGTCGGCCAGGTCGAGGCGGGCGGCCACCACGTCCGGGTCGGCCGGTTCGTGTTCGGTCAGCAGTCCGTCGACGCTTTCGGTGAGCAGGGCCAGACCCCGGTCCGCCGACACCGAGGCGACCAGGAGCCAGGCCAGCGTCGACCGGGCCGTGACGACCTCGGGAGAGTTCGGGGCGTAGACGTCGAGCAGTTCGGTCAGCACCGCCTGGAGTTCGGCCTCGGCGGCGGCGAGGTCACCGGCGTCGCGCCGGATCACCGCGTACGCGGTCCGGGCCGACACCGTGTTCGGATGGGTCGCGCCGAGCAGGGCGGTACGCCGGTCGATCACGATGCGGTACTGCTCGGCCGCCTCGTCGAGCCGCTGGAGTTTGTACAGCGACCAGCCCCATTCGTCTCGGCAGACGAGCGTGCGTTCGTGGTCTTCACCACGCGACCGGAGGTGGATCTGCAGCACTTCGCCGAAGATCTGTTCGGCCTCGGCGAAGCGGCCCGCCGACGACAGCAGCATCGCCAGGTTGTCCCAGGTGATGAGGGTGCTGGGGTCGTCGTCGCCGAGCACTCGCCGCTTGGCCGCCAGCACGTCGCGATATTCGGCCTCGGCGGCGGCGAGGTCGCCGATCTCGGAGCGCAGCCGGGCGATCTCGTGCCGGGTGGCCAGCGTGTGCGGGTGCTCCAGCCCGAGGGTGCGCGTACGCGCTTCGGCGACTCCGCGGAACTCCTGCTCAGCGTCGGCCCACCGGGCCTGCCGGGCGATCGCCCCGGCCAGGTTGTGCCAGGTGACCAGGGTCGTCTGATCGTCTGGGCCGAGACTTTCCCGTTCGATCGCCAGCACGTCGCGGTAGATCTCTTCGGCTCCGGCCGGATCGCCGGACTCGTAGAGCAGGGTGGCGATCTCGTACCGGACGTTGATGGTGCTGACGTCGGCGTCGCCGAGCGT
This genomic interval carries:
- a CDS encoding GNAT family N-acetyltransferase, with the protein product MTFDLGSPTLEGRLVRLEPLEQRHADDLAAAASVDRSSYAFTWVPTTSEVPDYIAAQLARRDAGKLAPFAQISVATGRAVGCTGYWDPRLWPDGDRLCAIEVGFTWLGAAAQGTGINVEAKLLLFTYAFETWDVARVDLKTDARNARSRAALEKLGLRFEGVLRNWSQSWAPGEQGRLRDSAMFSVVPTEWPAVRSTMEARLARFL